Proteins from a genomic interval of Arvicanthis niloticus isolate mArvNil1 chromosome 26, mArvNil1.pat.X, whole genome shotgun sequence:
- the LOC143438789 gene encoding olfactory receptor 8A1-like isoform X1: MQKTSCSKQVKNSHSQTPSLPPHRIPIQTTMAAENHSAVTEFILRGLTNKPELQLPLFLLFLGIYMVTMVGNLGMITLIGLNTQLHTPMYFFLSNLSLVDLCYSSVITPKMLINFVSQRNLISYVGCMSQLYFFLVFVIAECYMLTVMAYDRYVAICHPLLYSIIMSPALCSLLVVFVYAMGLVGSTIETGLMLKLNYCETLISHYFCDILPLMKLSCSSTYDIEMTVFFLAGFNIVVTSLTVLISYGFILSSILRISSTEGRSKAFSTCSSHFAAVGLFYGSTAFMYLKPSTASSLAQENVASVFYTTVIPMLNPLIYSLRNKEVKAALDKTLRRKLF, from the coding sequence ATGCAGAAAACCAGCTGCTCCAAGCAGGTCAAGAACAGCCATTCACAAACTCCTTCTCTCCCACCCCACAGGATTCCCATCCAGACAACAATGGCTGCAGAAAATCACTCAGCAGTGACAGAGTTCATCCTAAGGGGTCTAACTAACAAGCCAGAGCTCCAGctacccctcttcctcctcttcctggggaTCTACATGGTCACCATGGTGGGAAATCTGGGCATGATCACCTTGATTGGACTCAACACACAGcttcacacccccatgtacttcttcctcagcaaCCTGTCACTGGTGGATCTCTGCTACTCCTCTGTCATTACCCCTAAAATGCTCATCAACTTTGTGTCCCAAAGAAACCTCATCTCCTATGTGGGCTGCATGTCTCAGCTATACTTCTTCCTGGTCTTTGTCATTGCTGAGTGTTACATGCTCACtgtgatggcctatgaccgctatgtggccatctgccacCCTTTGCTTTACAGCATCATCATGTctcctgccctctgctctctgctggTAGTTTTTGTCTATGCCATGGGACTTGTCGGTTCAACAATAGAGACTGGCCTCATGTTGAAACTAAACTATTGTGAGACCCTCATCAGCCACTACTTCTGTGACATCCTCCCCCTCATGAAGCTCTCCTGCTCTAGTACCTATGATATAGAGATGACTGTCTTCTTTTTAGCTGGGTTCAACATTGTAGTCACAAGTTTAACCGTACTCATCTCCTATGGGTTCATCCTGTCCAGCATCCTTCGCATCAGCTCCACTGAGGGCAGGTCCAAAGCCTTCAGCACCTGCAGCTCCCACTTTGCAGCTGTGGGCTTGTTCTATGGATCCACCGCATTCATGTACTTAAAGCCTTCCACAGCTAGTTCCCTGGCCCAGGAGAATGTAGCTTCTGTGTTCTACACCACGGTGATTCCCATGCTCAACCCCCTGatctacagcctgaggaacaAGGAAGTGAAGGCTGCACTAGACAAAACACTGAGGAGAAAACTCTTCTGA
- the LOC143438789 gene encoding olfactory receptor 8A1-like isoform X2 → MAAENHSAVTEFILRGLTNKPELQLPLFLLFLGIYMVTMVGNLGMITLIGLNTQLHTPMYFFLSNLSLVDLCYSSVITPKMLINFVSQRNLISYVGCMSQLYFFLVFVIAECYMLTVMAYDRYVAICHPLLYSIIMSPALCSLLVVFVYAMGLVGSTIETGLMLKLNYCETLISHYFCDILPLMKLSCSSTYDIEMTVFFLAGFNIVVTSLTVLISYGFILSSILRISSTEGRSKAFSTCSSHFAAVGLFYGSTAFMYLKPSTASSLAQENVASVFYTTVIPMLNPLIYSLRNKEVKAALDKTLRRKLF, encoded by the coding sequence ATGGCTGCAGAAAATCACTCAGCAGTGACAGAGTTCATCCTAAGGGGTCTAACTAACAAGCCAGAGCTCCAGctacccctcttcctcctcttcctggggaTCTACATGGTCACCATGGTGGGAAATCTGGGCATGATCACCTTGATTGGACTCAACACACAGcttcacacccccatgtacttcttcctcagcaaCCTGTCACTGGTGGATCTCTGCTACTCCTCTGTCATTACCCCTAAAATGCTCATCAACTTTGTGTCCCAAAGAAACCTCATCTCCTATGTGGGCTGCATGTCTCAGCTATACTTCTTCCTGGTCTTTGTCATTGCTGAGTGTTACATGCTCACtgtgatggcctatgaccgctatgtggccatctgccacCCTTTGCTTTACAGCATCATCATGTctcctgccctctgctctctgctggTAGTTTTTGTCTATGCCATGGGACTTGTCGGTTCAACAATAGAGACTGGCCTCATGTTGAAACTAAACTATTGTGAGACCCTCATCAGCCACTACTTCTGTGACATCCTCCCCCTCATGAAGCTCTCCTGCTCTAGTACCTATGATATAGAGATGACTGTCTTCTTTTTAGCTGGGTTCAACATTGTAGTCACAAGTTTAACCGTACTCATCTCCTATGGGTTCATCCTGTCCAGCATCCTTCGCATCAGCTCCACTGAGGGCAGGTCCAAAGCCTTCAGCACCTGCAGCTCCCACTTTGCAGCTGTGGGCTTGTTCTATGGATCCACCGCATTCATGTACTTAAAGCCTTCCACAGCTAGTTCCCTGGCCCAGGAGAATGTAGCTTCTGTGTTCTACACCACGGTGATTCCCATGCTCAACCCCCTGatctacagcctgaggaacaAGGAAGTGAAGGCTGCACTAGACAAAACACTGAGGAGAAAACTCTTCTGA